AACATTTGATGGGAAAATATAGATATGCGAGAGAATAAAGTCGCGCTTATATCAGGAGTCACCGGACAGGACGGCGCATACCTGGCAAAATTTCTTTTGGAAAAAGATTATGAAGTACATGGAATAAAACGCCGTGCGTCTCTGTTCAATACGGAACGCATTGATGATATATACGAAGACCCCCATGATGTTCACAGGCGTTTTTATCTCCATTATGGGGATTTATCGGATGCCACGAATCTTGTTCGTATCATACAGGAGGTTCAACCTACCGAAATCTACAATTTGGGGGCTCAAAGTCATGTTGCGGTTTCTTTTGAAACACCGGAATTTACTGCGGATGTTACCGGCCTTGGAGTCTTGAGGATATTGGAAGCCATTCGTATTCTGGGTTTGGAGCGAAAAACAAAATTCTACCAAGCCTCTACATCCGAATTGTTTGGACTGGTCAGGGAGACCCCGCAAAAGGAAACAACGCCGTTTTATCCTCGTTCACCCTATGCCGCTGCGAAGCTGTATGCATATTGGATCTGCGTGAATTATAGGGAAGCATACAACATCTTTGCCTGCAATGGAATTCTATTCAATCATGAATCGCCCTTGAGGGGCGAGACATTTGTCACGCGAAAAATCACTCGCGCTTTGGCTCATATAAAATTGGGACTGGAAGAAAGGCTGTATCTGGGGAATATGGATGCAAAGCGTGATTGGGGTCATGCAAAAGACTATGTGGAAATGCAGTGGCTCATGCTTCAACAGGACGAACCGGATGATTATGTGATCGCCACCGGACGGCAGCACTCCGTCAGAGATTTTGTTGAGATTGCCGGAAAAGAATTGGACATGGATATTGTCTGGGAGGGAGAGGGTGTTCAAGAGAAGGGCTATGATAAAAAAACCGGGAATCTGATAGTTGAAATCGACCCCAGATATTACAGGCCCACGGAGGTTGAGACGCTTCTCGGGGATCCGACAAAGGCAAAAACGAAACTTGGATGGGAGCCGAAAATATCTTTTGAAGAAATGGTTCGTGAAATGGTTGAACACGATCTGAATGAGGCGAGAAAGAAGGAATTATGTCTCCGAGAGGGCTTCAAGGTACACATGCCGCGAGAATAAGTATGAAGAGTAACGATAAGATATATGTGGCCGGTCACAGGGGGCTTGTGGGTTCGGCGATTGTTCGAAGGCTTCGGACGGATAATTACACTAGTATCCTGATGAAAACCAGTGGGGAGCTGGATCTCAGAAATCAAGCGATGGTCGATGCATTTTTCAGCGAAGAAAGGCCCGAATATGTTTTTCTTGCCGCGGCACGAGTGGGGGGTATCCTGGCAAATGATACGTATCCCGCGGATTTTATCAGGGATAACCTTCAGATACAGACGAATGTCATCGATGCGGCGTATCGGTTTGGCGTAAAGAAATTTCTATTTCTCGG
This genomic window from Candidatus Zymogenaceae bacterium contains:
- the gmd gene encoding GDP-mannose 4,6-dehydratase, producing the protein MRENKVALISGVTGQDGAYLAKFLLEKDYEVHGIKRRASLFNTERIDDIYEDPHDVHRRFYLHYGDLSDATNLVRIIQEVQPTEIYNLGAQSHVAVSFETPEFTADVTGLGVLRILEAIRILGLERKTKFYQASTSELFGLVRETPQKETTPFYPRSPYAAAKLYAYWICVNYREAYNIFACNGILFNHESPLRGETFVTRKITRALAHIKLGLEERLYLGNMDAKRDWGHAKDYVEMQWLMLQQDEPDDYVIATGRQHSVRDFVEIAGKELDMDIVWEGEGVQEKGYDKKTGNLIVEIDPRYYRPTEVETLLGDPTKAKTKLGWEPKISFEEMVREMVEHDLNEARKKELCLREGFKVHMPRE